The proteins below come from a single Candidatus Methylomirabilota bacterium genomic window:
- a CDS encoding outer membrane beta-barrel protein: MARMTAWRLIFAVLGLTMVAVPPAGGEWFADLYAGRASTESRDISVRGTLSGVAVDGKLTDVDFDSSLAFGARLGHWFDALRFVGVAVDVSYFEANISSQTVTPRGTLAGPLLGVPAGASFTGPVRLGHTDINVTAFSVDLMLRWPLLTSEKFPRGRLQPYLTAGPGLYLTDVQHFDLGASPGVKAGAGLTWLFTKDIGVFAEYRATYFEPEVESGRIRLNTTIDTRLILGGLTARF; the protein is encoded by the coding sequence ATGGCGCGAATGACAGCGTGGCGTCTGATCTTCGCAGTCCTCGGCTTGACGATGGTGGCGGTGCCTCCGGCTGGGGGCGAGTGGTTCGCCGACCTGTACGCCGGCCGCGCCTCCACGGAGAGTCGGGACATCTCGGTCAGAGGCACGCTGTCCGGCGTCGCGGTCGACGGCAAGCTCACGGATGTCGACTTCGACAGCTCGTTGGCCTTCGGCGCTCGCCTCGGTCACTGGTTCGACGCGCTCCGGTTCGTCGGCGTCGCCGTGGATGTGTCGTACTTCGAGGCGAACATCAGCTCGCAGACGGTGACCCCGAGAGGAACCCTGGCTGGTCCGCTGCTGGGCGTTCCCGCGGGCGCTTCCTTCACGGGGCCGGTCAGGCTCGGTCACACCGACATCAACGTCACCGCATTCTCCGTGGACCTCATGCTACGGTGGCCGCTGCTGACGAGTGAGAAGTTCCCGCGCGGCCGCCTGCAGCCCTATCTCACGGCCGGGCCGGGCCTGTACCTCACCGACGTCCAGCATTTCGACCTGGGCGCCTCGCCCGGGGTCAAAGCGGGGGCGGGGCTGACCTGGCTCTTCACGAAGGACATCGGCGTGTTTGCCGAGTATCGAGCGACGTACTTCGAGCCCGAGGTGGAATCCGGGCGCATCAGGCTGAACACGACGATCGATACCCGCCTGATCCTGGGCGGGCTCACCGCCCGCTTCTAG
- the dut gene encoding dUTP diphosphatase encodes MWSPDVVRVAVRRLDPDLPLPTYQREEDAGLDLCAAAPVTLAPGARALVPTGIAVAIPQGYAGFVLPRSGLALRQGVTVLNAPGLIDPGYRGEVKVLLVNHDAKPVSFGRGERIAQLVLQRVERVQFAEVDELPPSDRGSGGFGSTGA; translated from the coding sequence CTGTGGTCCCCTGACGTGGTCCGCGTCGCCGTCCGCCGACTCGATCCGGACCTGCCGCTCCCGACGTACCAGCGCGAGGAGGACGCCGGGCTCGACCTTTGCGCGGCCGCGCCGGTGACGCTGGCGCCGGGCGCCCGCGCGCTGGTCCCCACCGGCATCGCAGTCGCGATCCCCCAGGGCTACGCGGGCTTCGTCCTGCCGCGCTCCGGACTGGCGCTCCGGCAGGGGGTGACCGTGCTGAACGCCCCCGGCCTGATCGACCCCGGCTACCGGGGGGAGGTCAAGGTGCTGCTGGTCAACCACGACGCCAAGCCGGTGAGCTTCGGGCGCGGCGAACGTATCGCCCAGCTCGTGCTACAGCGGGTCGAGCGGGTGCAGTTCGCCGAAGTGGACGAGCTGCCGCCCAGCGACCGCGGCAGTGGCGGCTTCGGGTCGACCGGCGCCTAG
- a CDS encoding NTPase, with protein sequence MKLPNIVCALLPPLPGIALLDHRKDNHSKDDADSRTLDGGARALLRSPERVWLLTGRPGVGKTTCLRRVLERLASLPAGGFFTEEIREQDRRVGFALVTLSGERAILAHVQHRSGPHVGKYGVDVAALDRIGVPAIHDAVRRRALVVIDEIGRMEMTSAAFRLAVEAALASGVPVLGTILRPSHPWAETIKRHDAVRLIEVTPANRHAVPGDLADLIARQGAHGS encoded by the coding sequence ATGAAGCTCCCAAACATCGTGTGTGCCCTCCTTCCGCCGTTGCCAGGGATTGCACTGCTCGACCACCGCAAGGACAATCACAGCAAGGACGATGCCGACAGCAGGACGCTGGACGGTGGCGCGCGCGCCCTTTTGAGATCGCCCGAGCGGGTCTGGCTCCTGACCGGTCGTCCCGGCGTGGGAAAGACCACCTGCCTGCGCCGGGTGCTGGAACGGTTGGCCTCCCTCCCGGCCGGGGGGTTCTTCACGGAAGAGATCCGTGAGCAGGATCGGCGCGTCGGCTTCGCGCTGGTCACGCTGAGCGGGGAGCGCGCCATCCTGGCCCACGTGCAGCACCGCAGCGGACCCCACGTGGGCAAGTACGGGGTGGATGTCGCGGCGCTCGACCGCATCGGTGTGCCGGCCATCCACGACGCCGTCCGCCGACGCGCCCTGGTGGTCATCGACGAGATCGGAAGGATGGAGATGACGTCGGCCGCGTTCCGTCTGGCGGTCGAGGCGGCGCTGGCGAGCGGCGTCCCCGTGCTGGGCACCATCCTCAGGCCGTCGCACCCGTGGGCCGAGACGATCAAGCGGCACGACGCCGTGCGCCTCATCGAGGTGACGCCCGCCAACCGCCACGCCGTTCCCGGGGACCTCGCGGATCTGATCGCGCGCCAGGGGGCTCACGGCTCGTGA
- a CDS encoding SDR family oxidoreductase codes for MGTFAGRVAFITGASSGIGAALARELGRQGADLALAARRLDRLEALAAELAAAGRRALVLPCDVTKDGDLERAVARTTAELGRIDVLVANAGFGVVGRLDGLTLEDYRRQLETNVFGVLRTIYAGLAELRRARGHLVIVGSVSGHVATPGSSAYAMSKFAVRALAEALAFELAPSGVSVTLVSPGFVDTEIHQVDRRGVRHPEARHPAPAWVRMSADRAARQIVRAVARRRREVVVTWLGKVTVFVRRHLPWLYVWSVRLFGIRARTDPGRP; via the coding sequence ATGGGGACCTTCGCCGGGCGGGTGGCCTTCATCACGGGCGCCTCCTCGGGGATCGGCGCTGCGCTCGCCCGCGAGTTGGGCCGCCAGGGCGCCGACCTCGCGCTCGCCGCGCGGCGCCTGGATCGCCTCGAAGCGCTCGCGGCCGAGCTGGCGGCGGCCGGCCGCCGCGCGCTGGTGCTGCCGTGCGACGTCACCAAGGACGGCGACCTCGAGCGCGCCGTCGCGCGCACGACCGCCGAGCTGGGAAGGATCGACGTGCTGGTCGCCAACGCCGGCTTCGGCGTCGTCGGCCGGCTCGACGGGCTCACGCTGGAGGACTACCGCCGGCAGCTCGAGACCAACGTCTTCGGCGTGCTGCGCACGATCTACGCCGGCCTCGCCGAGCTCCGGCGCGCGCGCGGGCACCTGGTGATCGTGGGAAGTGTCAGCGGCCACGTGGCCACGCCCGGCTCCTCGGCCTACGCGATGAGCAAGTTCGCCGTTCGGGCCCTCGCCGAGGCGCTCGCCTTCGAGCTGGCGCCGTCGGGCGTGTCCGTCACGCTCGTCAGTCCCGGGTTCGTCGACACCGAGATCCACCAGGTCGATCGCCGCGGCGTGCGTCATCCCGAGGCCCGCCACCCCGCACCGGCGTGGGTGCGCATGAGCGCCGACCGGGCGGCCCGCCAGATCGTGCGCGCGGTCGCGCGGCGCCGTCGCGAGGTGGTCGTCACGTGGCTGGGCAAGGTGACGGTCTTCGTGCGTCGCCACCTGCCGTGGCTCTACGTGTGGAGCGTGCGGCTCTTCGGCATCCGGGCCCGGACCGACCCCGGTCGGCCCTGA